One window from the genome of Populus alba chromosome 15, ASM523922v2, whole genome shotgun sequence encodes:
- the LOC118057449 gene encoding protein LATERAL ORGAN BOUNDARIES, giving the protein MASSSSYNSPCAACKFLRRKCMPGCIFAPYFPPEEPQKFANVHKIFGASNVTKLLNELLPHQREDAVNSLAYEAEARVRDPVYGCVGAISFLQRQVHRLQKELDSANADLIRYACNEIPTALPAPPGASSIQSMAPRQRPVEYNNRRMGNEGGYYQAPGMPIPYTLPWNDNPSGDSNEGGGEGNM; this is encoded by the coding sequence ATGGCTTCATCCAGCTCTTACAACTCTCCCTGTGCTGCCTGCAAGTTCTTGAGGAGGAAATGCATGCCAGGCTGCATTTTTGCACCTTACTTCCCACCAGAGGAACCTCAAAAATTTGCCAATGTTCACAAGATCTTTGGAGCAAGCAACGTGACCAAGCTCCTCAATGAGCTTCTCCCTCACCAAAGAGAGGATGCAGTGAACTCCCTTGCATATGAAGCGGAGGCAAGAGTAAGGGACCCGGTTTATGGCTGTGTTGGTGCTATCTCCTTTCTCCAGAGACAAGTTCATAGGCTCCAGAAGGAACTTGATTCTGCCAATGCTGATCTGATTCGCTATGCCTGCAATGAAATCCCAACTGCATTGCCTGCACCACCAGGGGCAAGCTCAATTCAATCAATGGCTCCTCGTCAAAGGCCGGttgaatataataatagaaGGATGGGCAATGAAGGGGGTTACTATCAAGCTCCAGGCATGCCAATACCTTATACTCTTCCTTGGAATGATAACCCTTCAGGGGATTCCaatgaaggaggaggagaaggcaACATGTGA